From a single Arachis hypogaea cultivar Tifrunner chromosome 3, arahy.Tifrunner.gnm2.J5K5, whole genome shotgun sequence genomic region:
- the LOC112789602 gene encoding NEDD8-activating enzyme E1 regulatory subunit AXR1 isoform X1, which translates to MAEPKVKYDRQLRIWGEQGQAALEKSSICLLNCGPTGSETLKNLVLGGIGSITVVDGSKVEVGDLGNNFLVDESSVGQSKAKCVSSFLQELNDSVKAKFVEEYPEALIETNPSFFSQFTLVIATQLVESSMIKLDRICREANVILIFARSYGLTGFVRISLKEHTVIESKPEHFLDDLRLNNPWLELKSFADSIDLTVQDPVAHKHIPYVVILVKMADEWAKSHGGKLPSTREQKKEFKDLLKARMVSQDEDNYKEAIEASFKVFAPRGISLDLQRILNDSSSEVDSNSSDFWVLVAALKEFIANEGGGEAPLEGSIPDMTSSTEQYINLQNIYLAKAEADFLVMEQLVRSILKKIGRDSNSIPKATIRSFCKNARKLRVCRYRSIEDEFNSPNLPELQKYLTDEDSSSGGATFVGRGAMAPPKPLNFHIAVGIYILLRAVDRFAANYNSFPGQFDSATDEDIPRLKSAAISLLSDLGCNGTALAEDLINEMCRFGAAELHAVAALVGGIASQEVIKLITRQFVPMSGTYIFNGIDHKSQLLSL; encoded by the exons ATGGCAGAACCCAAAGTTAAGTATGATCGCCAACTCAG GATATGGGGTGAACAAGGACAGGCAGCACTTGAGAAATCTAGTATTTGCTTACTTAACTGTGGCCCTACTGGCTCTGAAACACTTAAGAATCTTGTTCTTGGTGGGATAGGAAGCATCACTGTAGTTGATGGATCTAAAGTTGAAGTGGGTGATCTTGGAAACAATTTTCTGG TGGATGAGTCAAGTGTCGGGCAGTCAAAGGCAAAATGTGTTAGCTCATTTCTTCAAGAGCTAAACGATTCTGTTAAAGCAAAATTTGTAGAGGAGTATCCAGAGGCATTGATTGAGACAAACCCATCATTCTTTTCTCAGTTTACTTTGGTCATTGCCACACAG CTTGTCGAAAGTTCAATGATAAAGCTTGATCGAATCTGCCGGGAGGCAAACGTTATTTTGATCTTTGCTCGTTCCTATGGCCTTACAGGGTTTGTTCGAATTAGTTTGAAG GAGCATACTGTCATCGAGTCAAAGCCTGAGCATTTTCTGGATGACCTCCGGTTAAATAATCCTTGGCTTGAACTAAAGAG TTTTGCAGACAGCATTGACTTGACTGTGCAAGATCCTGTTGCTCATAAGCACATACCATATGTTGTCATTCTTGTCAAGATGGCTGATGAGTGGGCCAAAAGCCATGGTGGTAAGCTCCCATCAACAAGAGAACAAAAAAAGGAGTTCAAG GATCTTTTGAAGGCCAGGATGGTTTCACAAGATGAAGATAATTATAAAGAAGCTATTGAAGCATCATTCAAAGTGTTTGCTCCCCGAGGAATTA GTTTGGATTTGCAGAGGATACTAAATGATAGTTCTTCTGAGGTGGACTCTAATTCATCAGATTTTTGGGTGTTGGTGGCTGCTCTGAAG GAATTCATTGCAAATGAAGGTGGTGGGGAGGCACCACTTGAAGGATCTATACCAGATATGACATCTTCCACCGA GCAATATATTAATTTGCAGAATATCTATCTAGCTAAGGCTGAGGCTGACTTTCTTGTAATGGAACAACTAGTGAGAAGTATCTTGAAGAAGATTGGTCGAGATTCAAATAGCATTCCAAAGGCAACAATTAGAAGTTTCTGTAAAAATGCAAGAAAACTCAGA GTTTGCAGGTACCGGTCAATTGAAGATGAATTTAATTCTCCAAACCTACCTGAGTTGCAGAAGTACCTAACTGATGAGGATAGCAG CAGTGGCGGAGCCACGTTTGTGGGAAGGGGGGCAATGGCCCCTCCCAAACCTCTAAATTTTCA CATTGCTGTAGGAATTTATATTTTGCTTCGTGCTGTGGACCGGTTTGCTGCTAATTACAACAGTTTTCCTGGACAGTTTGACAG TGCAACGGATGAGGATATACCAAGATTGAAGAGCGCAGCTATTAGCCTCCTAAGTGACCTGGGATGCAATGGAACCGCTTTGGCTGAGGACCTCATCAATGAGATGTGTCGATTTGGTGCAGCAGAGCTTCATGCTGTGGCTGCTTTGGTTGGTGGAATTGCATCCCAAGAAGTGATCAAG CTCATAACAAGGCAGTTTGTACCGATGTCCGGAACCTACATCTTCAATGGCATTGACCACAAGTCACAGCTGTTGTCCCTGTAA
- the LOC112789602 gene encoding NEDD8-activating enzyme E1 regulatory subunit AXR1 isoform X2, protein MAEPKVKYDRQLRIWGEQGQAALEKSSICLLNCGPTGSETLKNLVLGGIGSITVVDGSKVEVGDLGNNFLVDESSVGQSKAKCVSSFLQELNDSVKAKFVEEYPEALIETNPSFFSQFTLVIATQLVESSMIKLDRICREANVILIFARSYGLTGFVRISLKEHTVIESKPEHFLDDLRLNNPWLELKSFADSIDLTVQDPVAHKHIPYVVILVKMADEWAKSHGGKLPSTREQKKEFKDLLKARMVSQDEDNYKEAIEASFKVFAPRGISLDLQRILNDSSSEVDSNSSDFWVLVAALKEFIANEGGGEAPLEGSIPDMTSSTEQYINLQNIYLAKAEADFLVMEQLVRSILKKIGRDSNSIPKATIRSFCKNARKLRVCRYRSIEDEFNSPNLPELQKYLTDEDSSGGATFVGRGAMAPPKPLNFHIAVGIYILLRAVDRFAANYNSFPGQFDSATDEDIPRLKSAAISLLSDLGCNGTALAEDLINEMCRFGAAELHAVAALVGGIASQEVIKLITRQFVPMSGTYIFNGIDHKSQLLSL, encoded by the exons ATGGCAGAACCCAAAGTTAAGTATGATCGCCAACTCAG GATATGGGGTGAACAAGGACAGGCAGCACTTGAGAAATCTAGTATTTGCTTACTTAACTGTGGCCCTACTGGCTCTGAAACACTTAAGAATCTTGTTCTTGGTGGGATAGGAAGCATCACTGTAGTTGATGGATCTAAAGTTGAAGTGGGTGATCTTGGAAACAATTTTCTGG TGGATGAGTCAAGTGTCGGGCAGTCAAAGGCAAAATGTGTTAGCTCATTTCTTCAAGAGCTAAACGATTCTGTTAAAGCAAAATTTGTAGAGGAGTATCCAGAGGCATTGATTGAGACAAACCCATCATTCTTTTCTCAGTTTACTTTGGTCATTGCCACACAG CTTGTCGAAAGTTCAATGATAAAGCTTGATCGAATCTGCCGGGAGGCAAACGTTATTTTGATCTTTGCTCGTTCCTATGGCCTTACAGGGTTTGTTCGAATTAGTTTGAAG GAGCATACTGTCATCGAGTCAAAGCCTGAGCATTTTCTGGATGACCTCCGGTTAAATAATCCTTGGCTTGAACTAAAGAG TTTTGCAGACAGCATTGACTTGACTGTGCAAGATCCTGTTGCTCATAAGCACATACCATATGTTGTCATTCTTGTCAAGATGGCTGATGAGTGGGCCAAAAGCCATGGTGGTAAGCTCCCATCAACAAGAGAACAAAAAAAGGAGTTCAAG GATCTTTTGAAGGCCAGGATGGTTTCACAAGATGAAGATAATTATAAAGAAGCTATTGAAGCATCATTCAAAGTGTTTGCTCCCCGAGGAATTA GTTTGGATTTGCAGAGGATACTAAATGATAGTTCTTCTGAGGTGGACTCTAATTCATCAGATTTTTGGGTGTTGGTGGCTGCTCTGAAG GAATTCATTGCAAATGAAGGTGGTGGGGAGGCACCACTTGAAGGATCTATACCAGATATGACATCTTCCACCGA GCAATATATTAATTTGCAGAATATCTATCTAGCTAAGGCTGAGGCTGACTTTCTTGTAATGGAACAACTAGTGAGAAGTATCTTGAAGAAGATTGGTCGAGATTCAAATAGCATTCCAAAGGCAACAATTAGAAGTTTCTGTAAAAATGCAAGAAAACTCAGA GTTTGCAGGTACCGGTCAATTGAAGATGAATTTAATTCTCCAAACCTACCTGAGTTGCAGAAGTACCTAACTGATGAGGATAGCAG TGGCGGAGCCACGTTTGTGGGAAGGGGGGCAATGGCCCCTCCCAAACCTCTAAATTTTCA CATTGCTGTAGGAATTTATATTTTGCTTCGTGCTGTGGACCGGTTTGCTGCTAATTACAACAGTTTTCCTGGACAGTTTGACAG TGCAACGGATGAGGATATACCAAGATTGAAGAGCGCAGCTATTAGCCTCCTAAGTGACCTGGGATGCAATGGAACCGCTTTGGCTGAGGACCTCATCAATGAGATGTGTCGATTTGGTGCAGCAGAGCTTCATGCTGTGGCTGCTTTGGTTGGTGGAATTGCATCCCAAGAAGTGATCAAG CTCATAACAAGGCAGTTTGTACCGATGTCCGGAACCTACATCTTCAATGGCATTGACCACAAGTCACAGCTGTTGTCCCTGTAA
- the LOC112789602 gene encoding NEDD8-activating enzyme E1 regulatory subunit AXR1 isoform X3, protein MAEPKVKYDRQLRIWGEQGQAALEKSSICLLNCGPTGSETLKNLVLGGIGSITVVDGSKVEVGDLGNNFLVDESSVGQSKAKCVSSFLQELNDSVKAKFVEEYPEALIETNPSFFSQFTLVIATQLVESSMIKLDRICREANVILIFARSYGLTGFVRISLKEHTVIESKPEHFLDDLRLNNPWLELKSFADSIDLTVQDPVAHKHIPYVVILVKMADEWAKSHGGKLPSTREQKKEFKDLLKARMVSQDEDNYKEAIEASFKVFAPRGISLDLQRILNDSSSEVDSNSSDFWVLVAALKEFIANEGGGEAPLEGSIPDMTSSTEQYINLQNIYLAKAEADFLVMEQLVRSILKKIGRDSNSIPKATIRSFCKNARKLRVCRYRSIEDEFNSPNLPELQKYLTDEDSSIAVGIYILLRAVDRFAANYNSFPGQFDSATDEDIPRLKSAAISLLSDLGCNGTALAEDLINEMCRFGAAELHAVAALVGGIASQEVIKLITRQFVPMSGTYIFNGIDHKSQLLSL, encoded by the exons ATGGCAGAACCCAAAGTTAAGTATGATCGCCAACTCAG GATATGGGGTGAACAAGGACAGGCAGCACTTGAGAAATCTAGTATTTGCTTACTTAACTGTGGCCCTACTGGCTCTGAAACACTTAAGAATCTTGTTCTTGGTGGGATAGGAAGCATCACTGTAGTTGATGGATCTAAAGTTGAAGTGGGTGATCTTGGAAACAATTTTCTGG TGGATGAGTCAAGTGTCGGGCAGTCAAAGGCAAAATGTGTTAGCTCATTTCTTCAAGAGCTAAACGATTCTGTTAAAGCAAAATTTGTAGAGGAGTATCCAGAGGCATTGATTGAGACAAACCCATCATTCTTTTCTCAGTTTACTTTGGTCATTGCCACACAG CTTGTCGAAAGTTCAATGATAAAGCTTGATCGAATCTGCCGGGAGGCAAACGTTATTTTGATCTTTGCTCGTTCCTATGGCCTTACAGGGTTTGTTCGAATTAGTTTGAAG GAGCATACTGTCATCGAGTCAAAGCCTGAGCATTTTCTGGATGACCTCCGGTTAAATAATCCTTGGCTTGAACTAAAGAG TTTTGCAGACAGCATTGACTTGACTGTGCAAGATCCTGTTGCTCATAAGCACATACCATATGTTGTCATTCTTGTCAAGATGGCTGATGAGTGGGCCAAAAGCCATGGTGGTAAGCTCCCATCAACAAGAGAACAAAAAAAGGAGTTCAAG GATCTTTTGAAGGCCAGGATGGTTTCACAAGATGAAGATAATTATAAAGAAGCTATTGAAGCATCATTCAAAGTGTTTGCTCCCCGAGGAATTA GTTTGGATTTGCAGAGGATACTAAATGATAGTTCTTCTGAGGTGGACTCTAATTCATCAGATTTTTGGGTGTTGGTGGCTGCTCTGAAG GAATTCATTGCAAATGAAGGTGGTGGGGAGGCACCACTTGAAGGATCTATACCAGATATGACATCTTCCACCGA GCAATATATTAATTTGCAGAATATCTATCTAGCTAAGGCTGAGGCTGACTTTCTTGTAATGGAACAACTAGTGAGAAGTATCTTGAAGAAGATTGGTCGAGATTCAAATAGCATTCCAAAGGCAACAATTAGAAGTTTCTGTAAAAATGCAAGAAAACTCAGA GTTTGCAGGTACCGGTCAATTGAAGATGAATTTAATTCTCCAAACCTACCTGAGTTGCAGAAGTACCTAACTGATGAGGATAGCAG CATTGCTGTAGGAATTTATATTTTGCTTCGTGCTGTGGACCGGTTTGCTGCTAATTACAACAGTTTTCCTGGACAGTTTGACAG TGCAACGGATGAGGATATACCAAGATTGAAGAGCGCAGCTATTAGCCTCCTAAGTGACCTGGGATGCAATGGAACCGCTTTGGCTGAGGACCTCATCAATGAGATGTGTCGATTTGGTGCAGCAGAGCTTCATGCTGTGGCTGCTTTGGTTGGTGGAATTGCATCCCAAGAAGTGATCAAG CTCATAACAAGGCAGTTTGTACCGATGTCCGGAACCTACATCTTCAATGGCATTGACCACAAGTCACAGCTGTTGTCCCTGTAA